A DNA window from Brassica napus cultivar Da-Ae chromosome C1, Da-Ae, whole genome shotgun sequence contains the following coding sequences:
- the LOC106393497 gene encoding uncharacterized protein LOC106393497, which yields MELTSSFEDLRRMVFEDFGIDQNLVELELSYLPMELISSIDCPPVIIESDRQVKNFLTYVRGKASTRLCVSTSPISGNNGNIGVDNEEFNSPFREQGEPSSFPPRDDSVSSSESSKDVEDNSNSNGYEEDDVLAISAKEDDSGKSVRFSLMDVVKRGETFQNKTMLKAALEMSAMKHNFDYKVVKSNRKLWYIRCKYNPCKWSVRAEGLSGSTYFIIKKYVADHTCAASSMNNGGRTASAKTIGGLIMHRYDGVKEGPKNNDVIQIIRMEHGCEISKSLAWDAREFAISMIRGMPEKSFGKIPKYLHMLRKANQGTHTFYETDVDGRFRFLFVSFGQSVRGFQTAMRQVLVVDETFLNSKYKGVLLAATTLDGNSNLYPVAFAVVDSENDCSWDWFMRQLKVVVADEHSLAFVSDRNASLCKAIENVHPLSQHGICIHHLLNNVVTHYRGKRLAGLIAKASKAYRVIDFQKRFQAVCNISPAIGKYLIDADVTKWARCQFPGFRYDIRTTNPAESINSALRTPIEYPVIPLLDSIREMLTRWFFERRTRSRKHKKPLTIAIEKKIDRQLNKGKTFLVQPVDEYRFLVRRDTIDYLVDLDRRTCSCGKYDLLKIPCRHAIKAGLTVGRAPSSLTDDMYTTSTWRTTYQETINPIGVPEDSWVVPDDVRNANMVPPESRRGAGRRRKRRYETVEDKLRSSQGAQEKKRRRCSRCGEENHNRATCDRVI from the coding sequence CTTTGAAGACCTAAGGCGTATGGTATTTGAAGATTTTGGAATTGACCAAAACCTTGTCGAGCTTGAGTTAAGCTACTTACCTATGGAGTTAATCAGTTCAATAGACTGTCCCCCAGTTATCATTGAGAGTGATCGGCAAGTCAAAAATTTTCTTACATATGTACGTGGAAAAGCTTCTACAAGGTTGTGTGTGTCTACTTCACCTATCAGTGGAAACAACGGAAACATTGGGGTTGATAATGAGGAATTTAACTCGCCTTTCAGAGAGCAAGGTGAACCTTCCTCATTTCCACCTCGAGATGACAGTGTTAGTTCATCTGAATCAAGCAAGGATGTTGAAGATAATTCTAACTCAAACGGctatgaagaagatgatgttctcGCCATAAGTGCAAAAGAAGACGATAGTGGAAAAAGTGTTCGGTTTTCTTTGATGGATGTTGTGAAGAGGGGTGAaacgtttcaaaacaaaaccatgTTGAAAGCAGCTTTGGAAATGTCAGCAATGAAGCATAACTTCGATTACAAAGTTGTGAAATCTAACAGAAAACTTTGGTACATCCGATGCAAATACAACCCTTGCAAATGGAGTGTTCGGGCTGAGGGGTTATCAGGTTCCACATATTTCATCATCAAAAAATATGTGGCGGATCATACATGCGCTGCGTCGAGTATGAATAATGGTGGTCGGACAGCTTCTGCAAAAACAATTGGCGGTCTAATAATGCATAGGTATGATGGTGTGAAAGAAGGTCCCAAAAATAATGATGTCATACAGATTATAAGGATGGAACATGGATGCGAGATATCTAAGTCCTTAGCATGGGATGCTCGGGAGTTTGCAATTAGCATGATTAGAGGTATGCCGGAGAAGAGTTTTGGAAAAATTCCAAAGTACTTGCACATGCTGAGAAAAGCTAATCAAGGAACGCATACGTTTTATGAAACCGATGTTGATGGTAGATTCAGATTTCTCTTCGTTTCGTTTGGCCAATCAGTACGAGGTTTTCAGACAGCCATGCGACAAGTTCTTGTTGTTGATGAGACATTTTTGAATAGCAAATACAAAGGGGTATTACTTGCTGCGACAACTTTAGATGGAAACTCTAACTTGTATCCTGTTGCGTTTGCGGTTGTGGACTCAGAAAATGATTGTTCATGGGATTGGTTTATGAGACAGCTAAAGGTTGTTGTTGCGGACGAGCATTCTCTAGCTTTTGTGTCAGACAGAAATGCCTCACTTTGTAAGGCAATAGAGAATGTGCATCCTCTTTCTCAACATGGAATTTGCATCCACcatttgttgaataatgtgGTCACACATTACAGAGGAAAGAGACTGGCTGGATTGATTGCAAAAGCTTCTAAAGCTTATAGAGTCATTGATTTTCAAAAGCGATTCCAAGCTGTGTGCAATATTAGTCCAGCTATTGGAAAATATTTAATAGATGCAGATGTTACAAAGTGGGCTCGCTGTCAGTTTCCAGGATTCAGGTATGACATCAGGACGACAAACCCAGCTGAATCAATAAACTCTGCTTTGCGCACACCAATAGAGTATCCAGTCATTCCTTTGTTGGATAGCATCAGAGAAATGCTGACCCGTTGGTTCTTCGAACGCCGCACACGAAGCAGGAAGCACAAAAAACCATTAACTATTGCCATCGAAAAAAAGATAGACAGGCAGCTTAATAAAGGTAAAACGTTTCTGGTGCAGCCAGTTGACGAGTACCGTTTTTTGGTTCGCAGAGATACAATCGACTACCTGGTTGATTTAGACAGAAGAACCTGCTCATGTGGGAAATACGACCTACTGAAAATCCCATGTAGACACGCAATCAAGGCTGGTTTAACAGTTGGTCGAGCCCCATCCTCACTAACGGATGACATGTACACGACTTCCACTTGGAGAACAACTTATCAAGAAACTATCAATCCAATAGGTGTTCCTGAGGATAGTTGGGTTGTTCCAGATGATGTTCGGAATGCTAATATGGTACCTCCtgaatcaagaagaggagcaggaaggagaagaaagcgcAGATACGAGACGGTTGAAGACAAACTCCGTTCATCGCAAGGAGCTCAAGAAAAAAAGAGGCGCAGATGCAGTCGATGTGGCGAAGAGAATCATAACAGAGCTACATGTGACAGAGTTATTTAG
- the LOC106391484 gene encoding U-box domain-containing protein 29, whose product MGTETYITVPSFFKCPISLDVMRSPVSLCTGVTYDRASIQRWLDGGNNTCPATMQVLRTKEFIPNLTLQRLIKAWSDSVGRYAAASPPPDPTLKEVNESLRRLSLEKDDEIRLEILVRFVKDSDANRTFLSARKDLVPMLVDIIAGGTRTTTKIKLVLLAIKILDSIIKGGSEEDRKRLSNLMLTNGGGDCLTEILLAIQRGNLESKIESVRVLEVISSLDTQSKLIIAERDEILTEVITFISTESDPSLIEASLSFLITIAKSKRVRSKLIAAKTITKIKDILLTEETPSVAVTEKSLKLLETLTSKREGRSEICRGDGGRCVEGVVRKLLKVSTTATEHAVTILWCLCYVFGEDKRVKETVERSNGVTKLLVVIQSNCSPMVRQMAKDVIKVLKVKPSASDLVAYETKTTHIMPF is encoded by the coding sequence ATGGGAACCGAGACGTACATTACGGTTCCTAGCTTCTTCAAGTGTCCAATATCTCTCGACGTGATGAGATCTCCCGTTAGTCTCTGCACCGGCGTTACTTACGACCGTGCAAGTATCCAGCGGTGGCTCGACGGAGGCAACAACACTTGTCCCGCCACTATGCAGGTTCTCCGAACTAAGGAGTTTATCCCCAATCTCACCCTTCAACGACTAATCAAAGCCTGGTCTGATTCCGTCGGCCGTTACGCCGCCGCTTCTCCGCCTCCGGATCCGACGTTGAAAGAGGTGAATGAGTCGTTGCGGAGACTGAGCCTCGAGAAGGACGACGAGATTCGTCTGGAGATTTTGGTTAGATTCGTGAAGGATTCGGACGCGAACAGAACGTTTCTCTCGGCGAGAAAGGATCTCGTACCAATGCTCGTCGATATCATCGCCGGAGGGACACGCACGACGACGAAGATCAAGCTAGTTCTTCTCGCGATTAAGATTTTAGATAGTATAATCAAGGGAGGGAGTGAGGAAGATCGGAAACGGTTATCGAATCTAATGTTAACAAACGGTGGCGGCGATTGCTTAACGGAGATTCTCCTCGCGATCCAGCGCGGGAATCTGGAATCGAAAATCGAATCCGTTAGGGTTTTGGAGGTCATCTCCTCCTTAGACACGCAATCGAAGCTAATAATCGCAGAGCGCGACGAGATTCTCACGGAGGTGATCACATTCATCAGCACAGAGTCAGATCCTTCCTTGATCGAAGCGAGTTTATCATTCCTAATCACGATCGCAAAATCGAAACGAGTGAGATCGAAACTAATCGCCGCGAAAACGATCACGAAGATCAAAGACATTCTCCTAACGGAAGAGACACCAAGCGTCGCCGTGACAGAGAAATCGCTGAAACTGTTGGAGACTCTGACGTCGAAGCGAGAAGGTAGATCGGAGATTTGCCGCGGAGACGGAGGCAGGTGCGTGGAAGGAGTGGTGAGGAAGCTGTTGAAAGTCTCGACGACGGCGACGGAGCACGCCGTTACGATTTTGTGGTGTCTCTGCTACGTGTTCGGGGAAGATAAGAGGGTGAAGGAGACGGTGGAGAGAAGTAACGGCGTGACGAAGCTTTTGGTTGTGATACAGAGCAACTGCTCGCCGATGGTGAGGCAAATGGCGAAAGATGTGATTAAGGTTTTGAAGGTTAAACCATCTGCTTCCGATTTGGTTGCATACGAGACCAAGACCACTCATATTATGCCATTTTGA